From the genome of Plectropomus leopardus isolate mb chromosome 4, YSFRI_Pleo_2.0, whole genome shotgun sequence:
TTATCATAcgacaaaatatgaaaatattaagCTGTTCATTTCAGGAGCATATAATAGCAGCAAGTTAAGTAATTAAGTAATATCATATGTCAGCACAAACATAACATTTTGtcttcatatactgtatgtgataTATAGCCAAGTCTAACTGAGACTGAGACTCTCAAATGTATAAATagtgcaacaaaataaaatcaaccacAAATCATAAGTAGCCTTCATATCCAAATAGctgtcaaatacaaaaaaatcaaaagctaTGTCAGTATTAACATAAACTTCATGATTCAGCACATTCCTACTAATCATGAtaaagaagttgtttttttggggggattaaAGCATATTTTTGGGGAAGTAATACTTCCAAAAACAGGACACGCCACCAAATCTTTATTTGAATCAAGCATCCATAAATTCTCTGTAGGCTGTTTGTGACCAGTATCCATTTGCTTCATGCATGTGACATCCTTGACCCAAACGTCATTTACTTTTATGATCTCGTAGGCCACGTCTCCGGGGTAACCATGGCGACAAAGGCACTAGGGATCACTCTGCGACTTCCTCAGAGGAAGAGAACGCTGCTCCTTCTTCTGCGCCCTCCTCCTTGTCTCCTCCATCCCTGCTGTCTCTGCCGTCCTTCAAAGACGTGGGCAACGAAAGAGGAGGGGAGAAGGAGGTGTGGGTGTCAGTCTTCAAGTACTTGAACAGAGCGGAGCTGCTGGCCTGCATGACCGTCTGTAAAGCCTGGTACAAGTGGTGCGTCACACTCTATTATTctacaaacaaaacactcagCAAACAGAATATTTGTTTGTAGAGCTCTGACACGACACACCGATCATGCTGTGTTGTCCTGTGTAGGAGCTGTGACAAGCGTCTGTGGAGCCACGTGGACGTGAGTCGGTGCAGCCCGCTCAGCAACCAGGCCCTAGCAGGCATCATTAAACGCCAGCCCACCTCTCTGGACCTGTCCTGGACCCCCCTGGCCAAGAGACAGCTCAACTGTCTGCTCACCAGGCTCccaggtacaaacacacactaaagcCAGTCACACTTCTTATTTTTACCCCTCGTTGTCAAAGGGCTCTGTTGCCCTCTGGAGTGATAGAAAGTGGTTAAAATCTTCTTTTGATGGCAACTGCCTTCAAAACCCTGATTCGTCATCAGTAGTCGTAAACAGACTTGACTGTGGCAATAATGGTATAAATACAATGATATGAGTCATTTATCTGAAAGAGACAGTAAAGTATGGATACTCGAGATTCATTCACGACTTCATTTTCATGCTATTAATCAGTCAACACGTCATCAAATAAGAAAGAGCCCTGCTTCATTACCAGACAACAGTGATGCTCTGTAAGCTAATGTTAGCGATCTGTGCTCTTACCCAGCCAGTCTGCACTGATATTAGGGAGGAAGTAacagttcagtttaattttattttataaagcctaatatcacaaatcacaattcgTCCCCTCTGTCCCTACATGTCTCATTCGTCCTCCTCACTCCGTCTTTCTGTGTCTTCAGGTCTGAGGGAGTTGAGGGTTACCGGTCTGTCCTGGTCCTGTCTGTCAGCGATGGTCTCTCCCACTCTGCCCTACCTGCGGCTGCTGGACCTGCGCTGGTGTGAAGGCATTAAAGATGCCCAGATTAAAGAGCTCATCATTCCGCCTGGTCAGtagcagcaggaaaaaaagctgcatCGAAAATACGAGGCTTTTTGTGTTGCAGGACCGCGCTGGTGAAGAAGCACTAAGGTGGTATTAAGTGCAGATGGTTGTTGGATCATTGAGATGACAAACAGCATTGTGCACAGTGAATGTGGTTACAGTGGGATCTTCAACATGTCCAGAAAAGTCACGTAGCATGCGCGGGTTCACTAAAATGAGGGATGTAATCTCCATATTGAGCTGTCCAATGCGAGTGACCATTTCCTCCATGTCTGTCTGTAGGTTCGGAGTCGTCTCGCAGTAGACTGAGGAACATGGTGACGCTGCGTCTGTCCGGTCTGGACATCAGTGAGTCCACTCTGAGGCTGCTGCAGCGCCACATGCCCCAGCTGGAGAGGCTGGACCTCGCTCACTGCAAAGAAATAACAGACTCGTCCATCACCCTGCTGGCAGCGGCCGGGACTCACAGCCGCAACAGCCTCACTGAACTCACACTGGCAGGTGAGAGTTCGATCACAGTCGCACTCCCACACGTGGCTTTTCATCTAGCTCAGTCTGTGGTAGGAGTTGAACTTTACATCATACTTCTTTTAGGATGCCCGGCTCACCATTTCTTCAGCGTAGACATCATTCTCAAGGGCATACGATCACTATCAATCCACTGATGATTCTTTTAATCAGTGATTTAGCTTTATAACATAACAactacatgtcatattttatgttctacatgttatgtttttacacagtttatTCATCCTGACTAAAATTGAGAGATTTATTGTCCCAGAGTTATTGTGAAATATAAAcgttatttgttattttgtggctGCAGAGTGCTACAACACAGGGGTGTAACGGTACACAAAAGTCATGGTTCGGTATGTACCTTTGTTTTGAAGTCGCGGTACGGTTTGGTTCTCAGTTAAGGGggaatatgcaaaaaaaaaaaaaactgctcgtCATTCATGAAGATCAATAGTTTATTGAGTTAAACAATAACAGTTAAACAGTTGTCAGCTGTCAGTGACTCAGCAActgtttcaaatgaaatgaaacatacaaaataaaatgtataaaaatacagTAGAATACGGCTGCAAATACAAAGCCCTCCAATTAATAAAACTTTTTCGTGAGCAGCGTTGCAcaactctttgttttttctcgCAGAGGTGACAGTCACACTTGGATGTTGCCTTTTTAAATGCGTGTGCAAGTTTGTCGTGTTGCTAGATGCATCGCTAATCACCAGTAAACACTGTCAGCACACTGCTTTTGTCTTGTCCACTTGCTCTTCCTTTTTGTATTTCACCGGGAAACCGAAGCGATCCCACACAGGTGGTTAGAATGACACGGGAGCATCTTCGAGCTCTGGCTTCTTCTTCCCGTTAGTATACGTCCAGGCTGGACTAAGCTAACTTTATGTAGCTGTTACTGTGTAAGCGCGGGCCGGAAACTAAACAGTCATCACATCGTTAGGGAACTCCAACTTGAAGCTTTAAGTTCCGcagttaaaataattctgtacaTTCGCCAGtctattataaataaattattattattatcgacTGAAGCAGAAGTGCCTGTGCCATGACTGCTTGTTACTTATACGTGTATTGTTACACCCCTGCTACAACACATTAACTAACTCAattaacttttacatttttgttcctGATGAGAGCCGCGCCTGACTCCTCTGTTTGTGTCCAGGTTGCAATGAGCTGACAGACGGCTGTCTGTCCTACCTGAAGCGTCTCTCCTCTCTGACGCTGCTGGACCTCAGAGGCTGTAAGAGCATCAGCAGGCGCGCCTGTGATGCCTTCATCTCTGACCTGTCCCACGTCGCCCTCTTCTGTATGATGGAGGAAAAACTCATCCAGCGCCTGGATTAACACAAACCGCTCGATACAGCACCCACAGTTTCATCGTCAGCTGGAGGAGGTATGTTTGTTCTTCAGAACAGGAGGAGCAACAAACCTGGAGCATCAGAAACGTTACATCTAAACACAGTTGCAGTGGTGGCTCTATAGCTCCCAAAATTGCAATTTCTTCTgttataaaatttaaatgaagacactttttgtgttttgggaagGTTTGTTTTTATCACTGTTGATGGAAAAAGGCTGGCATTTTCCCGTGGTTGTCTTCGTGCTAGCTGAGGCTAAACACTCAAACTTGAAATTTATATCAATGTTCTCATCCTGAAAGACTACAAACAGGCAACATTACAACGTTATACAACGTTCTACTAAATCTACTACAACGTTCTCTTCTTATCTTCTGTCATCGCTAGAATATACATATAACGTTTAACCAGAAGGCTAAATGTGAAACTACCTTTACTGTGTACAGACTGACACGGGACTGCCTGTGAGAcgtcttttaattatttttttagtaaaaataagggaaaagtagaaaaatgtgTTCACCAAGCTTtaacaaatgaaatgtattatgGAGTAGTGTTCTGTGCGTGTACAGTGACTcttgtgtatatatgtttatttttttatgtttcatccTTGTTAGGATTCTGTTAAACAACCgaatgtacattttttctaaCAGGGTTCAAAGcctaataaaatgtgaaatatcaaACACTATTTATAGTATTTATTCAGGAGCGAAAGAATTATGTTTCCCACATCAAAACATATGAAGTATTAtatacttaaaggaatactaaCCCCCCCACATGACCATTTGCATACGGATCATCtcgtgttatgttgaattcataATGTTTTTCCTGTATGATGAATggagaaaaccaaaaaacagaaaattactgatgaattgaagtcaggGGGCCAGTAATGTAGTATAAGGttgtagtttgtgttattgtgtgactttaatacaaaagtcacacaaatacacaaactacTGATGCAGGCATTGGTAGACCAACAGCTCCCATGTTCAATGAGGTAAAATTTCAGCTTTTGTCAGTGGCTTCGAAGAGCGTAGATAAGCTTCACTTTCTTTGATTTCTCTGTTTAACCGGCTGTTTGTGAAGTCCAGAGCATACAAACTTGGTTTGTGGACAGCAGAgggcgctgctgctgcttcatcaAACAGCTCAGAGACCTGACCTGCTATTCGAAGCACCATCACACAACTCTGAGATCGCTCTGTGCAGgattaagagaaaatatgagaCGGCTGCTTCGCATGTTTAAGTCATACTTGGGTTTTTGTCAGGttgtatttttctacatttccgctggctttttgttttgtgattattCTCCCTCAACCTGAAATCAAACTAACACCAAGAATGTTTGCATGATAAGAGAGAACACGTATTTTGAGATTgagtgaactgaccctttaccCACCAACAGTGTGCCTCCTAtttaaaaatcctcaaaaaaacagattttccaaTCTCAACTTTTATTACAAACCAAAAATTCATTTACATCTATGAAGAAACACCAGcgcacagtgtgtgtgagtcatcagtgtgtgtgtgtacagtgtgttgAAATTGGccaggtttgtgtttgtgtctaatAGCTCTTGGTGGTCTCGTATGTATCCGGGAATGGGAGGCTGACGTGTCCACTTCCAGCGACAAGAGGCAGGATCCCGGCGTTGGGAACGACGTTCCACGACAGTGTGAGCGTGATGTTCTTATTGGCTCTGGAGAGGAGACAGATGTGAGTTAGTCGGCCAATCACATTACATGACAGAAGTTCTCACTTAAAGGTTTCACTGATATCATATTTATgtatacaaacatttttaggaCGTAATACATCAAGAGCTTTTAGAAAGGTGCAGAATAAAAGTAttgctttttcttaaaaaaaaaaaaaaacagaaacaaactaattgtgaattaataatttaaaaagttttgacagagacaaaataaatgttttgtttatatctGTGAAAGATGTCAGATGTGTGGTTATGACTTCTATAAAGGCTTTTGAGCGTAAGTGTTTCGACATTTGTTTCATGAGGTATCTCTTGATTTTCAGTGATAAAGAGACTTCGTTGTAGCCAATTTGGGGACGTTAAAAGgtccaaaaaaactgaaatggcTCAAATCTGTCGTTAAACTCATTAATAGCCATTAGGTAACATTAGCTATGTGATGCTAACAGCTTATTTGGTAAAACCAAAAACCATTGTATCGTAACTTCCAACTGAGGAGTTCATTTATTGCTTTAGAgtcttttcatttcactgtaattttttgggggctttttgccCTATATGTGATAGGGCAGCtcaagcatgaaagggggagtgAAAGAGGGGGGATGATGTGCAGTAAAGGCTGCAGGTTGAAGTCAAACCCCTGGAGTTGAGTCTTTGTTGGGATGTCACATGAGGGGCACTTTAACTTCCGAAATATTGGCCGCTACCACCAGAGGCTTAATGTCTTTACAACAATAGCTGACGGCTTAAGAGATTTCCTGATCTGCAACTTGTGCATGAGAAATATCAAAACTTTAATGGGCAGTTTGCTATGAGATGTACGTTGAAagttgtgctgtgtgtgtgtgtgtgtgtgtgtgtgtgtgtgtgtgtgtgtgtgtgtctaacctGAGTCCATTCCCATCGTCGAAGAAGAAGTATTTGGATTTCATGTCTCTGAGGTTCAGTTTGGTATTTTCACCTCGAAGGACGATCTTATCCCACAGCACCACCTGATTCAGAgactgaaatacacacacacacacacacacacacacacacacacacacacacacatcgatgTCAATCAATAGAAAACCTGTTAATGATAGTTTGCTCATTTATGTTTGCTGTCCATGAAATGTGAACAGTCTgctaaaagtaacaaaataatatcaaatattatatattgtcATAAATGTTATGCAATCCAGTGCAGCAGCTCAGAGATCATTTCAAAGATgattttattccctttttaatATGATGAGAGATATCAATGCAACTGCACATTTATTATTGCGGCTGTAGTGTTGCAGTGGTGCTGAACTGGACTGCAGAGGTGTTTCTAATGTTTTCTCCATCCcatgtaaaaagtaaaacagcacaaacacaccaacTACAGCTTTGGTAATAAACACAGCTGAGTTAACAGCTCTCGGATTGAGTGTATCTGTGTGTCGACTGTGTCTTACATTGCTCTTCGTGGTGTACTCGGCAGAAAGATAGAGAAACAGCTGTTTAACGTTCCAGTCAAAAATTGGCTGCAAATGTAGGAAAAGTTAAGGAAAAAACATCCCACAGGGACAACAGCAACCATCCATTACATGATGAGATGTCACTAAATAagactcatttaaaaaatgaagagattTACTCCTTTTTACATGTTCAGTGCACTACAGAACAGAACAATATTATAAAGGATATCAGCTGCGAGGTCAAAGGTGATGAAACCCAGATCACTGCGCTCTCTGGGTCCTGTGAAGTCATCAACGTTTTTCCTgtcaaacacagagaaagaagagaTGAAGGAAGAGAAATGATGTTGGTAACAGGAAGAGATTTGAGACCTTTCTAAAGTGTATGAATGATagtgcagagctgctgctgaaaacatctAGAAAAAAAGCTCCTTCAGAAGCTGCATTGCTAAAGGtatttaaacagagttttgtgCTGGAACTTGTTAtattccatccatccattttcttccgcttatccggggtcgggtcgcgggggcagcagcctaagcagggaaacacagacttccctctccccggccacttcatccagctcttcccgggggacccagaggcgttcccaggccagctgtgagacgtagtctctccagcgtgtcctgggtcctccccggggcctcctaccggtgggacgtgccctgaacacctcaccagggaggcgtcctggaggcatcctaattagatgcccgagccacctcatctggctcttctcaacacggaggagcagcttgttatattccaaaaatctaaatttaatttttgttataaatgcatatcggttccaaatatcggttatcagtctcatcaAGTACTGATAATCTGTATCGGCCTTGATaaaccaatatcggttgacccatagttattattagtattattagtattacaaCCTGTTGGAAACTAGTCACTTATCCAATTCAATGTCCAACAAACAGAGTTTAAAGCACAGTCGACATCTGACTGTGAGGTCTAACCAAACACCAGAAGGCCCTGCAAGCTGTGTCTCTAACAGCACCGTTAGCATCTAACAACACCGAGCACCGGTAGTCTCTGAACCGCTCATTTCCGCGTGCGTTACAACGTTACAGCATCATTAATACCCGCTAATAAAGCTATAATCCAGTGTATCACTCTGTGAAAGCGGGTGAAGTGAACAGCTGTTAGAGATGATGCGCGGCAGTGAAGCTTACAGCATGACTTTGGAGACGTGTATGTCCACAGGAACTCTTCTGTCTTTGAATGCTGTCGTGACGAAACAGCCGAAAGTTAAGGCCGCCATGACGCTCAGGGAGAAGGCGAACAAAGAGTTAGCTCTCGACAAAACTGTGTTCATCTTTAAAAGCCAGCTACGACCACAGGAATGATGagaataacagaaaatacacagtATTGCACAGGGTGTACGCGCTTGCTAGCTACTGTGCACAAACCGGAAATGTCAAGTTCcataacataaacaaatacCTACGTCCTGTGTATgggtttcaaaataaaaatcattcattattattattattattattattattattattattattattattattattattattattattattattattattattatccgtAGAAGTAGTAGTTGTATCACTTATTATAAATTaatcatttctatttattttaatgttggtGTTTTATTCTAGTCAAAAGTCATGCAAGATAAAAGGAATTATTTTGGATATGATCACTAAATACTCcttaaaaaatgagattttaGAGTTTACATTCACGCAGGTCAAGACTAATATGTAACTAATATTTGCAacatgctgacaaaaaaaatatgcaacataATCAAAATTATTATCAATTGTCAAAAACCGATTTTAGATTAGCAGCTCAAACGAGTgtggtgttatttatttatttcattatttttaaagtattttactAATTGTAGTAGTGGAAGTGTTTTccgtatttatttatttttttactcgcTCGCCCTTCACTTCCGATTACGTGTTAGGCTACGCAACATCAAACTTGACgattttttttgaatgggagCGATGAGTAAGCGGAAGAAGTAgacttccttctttttttcaataactttaTTGATAAGAAATTTATAAACAAATATGGGTATGTGATTCAGcgtcactataatacatccatgatgtGATTGAATTAAAAACTGCACCAATTACAAGACTCTCACCCTTgacttaaatgaaataaaaacgaatgaatgaatttaCTAAGGGCAAAGGTTAGGCTGGTCTTTTTAGTCTTTATATAAgataaataatgtttatttatattatgaaatataatagcccatcagatttttatttgttttttagattttgcaATTATTATATGACATTTATTAATTGAATAGgtcatctgtccatctgtcttgCTGTGTTTAAAATACATATGAACACATGAAATTCAAACTTGGGCTCCCACAGTTTGACCTACTTTAGGAAGCTGGAGTCTATAtattcagcagctgctgctctgctacTTAAGTTACACCACttgctttgtgtgtatgtgtgtgtgtgtgttggtggtggtggtggggcaATGCCTACTAGGCTACTTACCAAGCCTTATTGAAAAGGAGGCTGTTTGAAGCTGATACTGTATATAGGTTGTGATTATTTTCAAGTTTGAATAAGCTGCTGATTACTTAACCCTTTACACCTGGATCGATcaatcaattttcttgtgctgcattcagatgccgtTCACAAGCACCTCACCTCTTAAACCtgaaaaatttattttaaaaaaatctcagattcctcatatattgattttatttttatttttttttgcactcttgCATGAAgggcactttgagctgcattttatgtatgaaaggtgctatacaaataaagattattattataattattatataattacaGACTGACTGCTCACCTGGACTAAAGCATCTATTTATTTCATCCATAGCATTACCATCTGTTTATCTTTGCAATATTGTCTGCTATTCTCTTGGACATCTCAGATCCTCATGGCTATGCATCTGTTATGTTATCTTAACCCTTAATCATTTACATAACAGACCTCTGTCTTTTTCCGTGGGCATATGTGTCCACTGTCCAAGGATAATCCTGCACCATATAgcataaaacattatataatataatcaaGCCAGATTTATTTCTAgcacattcaaaacaaaaaatgttgacaaagaGATCaaattgatcaaataaaaacagccacaaattaaataattattaataaaagcatacaatatatttataaaatcagAACAGAATGGCATTGCATCCActgttcatccatccatccatccatccatccatccatctatcctcCCTTACATTTCTAAGGGACTGGctgattaaaataattttgaataggCCTACTCACTTCAAAAATCTCTGAtgaaacacaataacacatgTAAAGTCAGTTCACACGTTGTGGAGATCTAAACTGTCATCTGTTCACAATTTCTGAATGAGTTAATCctgtgtgaaaaacacagactcCATGTGGGATTTTATCTGCCAGGCTGTCAGAAACAGTTTAGCTCTCACTACGCCACAACACGCACTCACGCgtgcacacgtacacacaggACGTCCACTTCAAGGTTAAAAATAGTCCCTTCAGTCCCCACGTGGGCGCGCATGTGAGATGGTCATGTGCGttgaacacaacaaaaacaaagccgTTCAGCCAATCAGATGCCTTCACGCGCTCCCAGCCCTGCCTCACCCCGCTCCTCGGTGGCTCGCGCCCCGCTGCTGCAGTCAGTGTTGTTTGAGCTGTGAGCGCGTGAGGTTCAGACCCTGGCACCATGCCGGAGCTACCGTCCAGAGCTCCGGAGATGTCCCGGAAAAGAGGCGCTGAGCCCGGACCGCTGCCGGAGCACCTCCCGGAGAGGAAGAAGGCTTGCTGGGGCATTCTGACCAGCCAAGGTCGGTACACCGCCGAGCTGCGGGTCAAACGGCAGGCTGGTTTTGCAGCAGGGCGAAGGCAGAGGTCCTCTCCAGAGGGAGGATTTTATACGAGCAGCTTTGTGGGCTTTGATATTTGATGCTGAGGCCTCATATTAATTTTGCTTTCCTTATTTACAACTCCTGTCAGTCTGAGTCCGTCTGTGGAATAACAGCAGGTGAAAAGGTTAAAATGGGCATGGGATAACATGGAGGAGTCAGGAAATGAATTACTGAGTTCTTAaagattcattttaatttattaatttatttgactgcatattaaccctttaatggacatcagttttcttgtgctccaTACAGATAACTTCAGATAATTAATTCAGATATTAATTGAAACCTGATTAAATTGGTACGATTGCCTTTAAGACCTTTAACACTGGAAAAACATAAGgagcaaattggcaagaaatgccctgcaaactgcaaaaaataagaaattaaaaaaataaaaggtgacaataaaatgGTCTGCAAAAATAGCTGGGGGTTTCTTTAAcacttattttcttgttttttccccttgctttgttttgttttgttttgtttttaggcatttttatTCTAACTTTTTATAAATTCTGTCCTActtgtcttgttaaattgctcattgtccAGATGCCAGAtgagcttaaccctttgaattctgggcaaattggcttgaattctttcaaaaatgtgggaagaaagcaataagcaacttcaaaagaaatgacctagaaattagtaaaaagtacaagaaaattacctgaaaatgagcagaaacacaaaacaaaacaaaaacaacaccaaaaaaggcatgggaaagttaaaaaaaaaaaaaaggaaatgacctgaaaaactgtttaaaaagtataataattctgtaaaaagaaatttagAATATACATTTATGATACaactaataaataatagttCGGTGGACATTTCtccctagcttaaaaaaaatctactatatctactaatttctttcaatttgggggacatttttggccaagttgttgtttgcttttttcctcatgtttttggaagaaattgcaacaatttgctcagggtccaaggtttcaatacttgtgaaaggtgtctgaatgcagcacaaaaagagaaacatcaaTCAAGGTTTCACAGGGTGAAATTTAAAGTCTGTTGATCTATCAGAGTATAATGTTTGATTAAAACTATATTACATGCTGTTCAGAATATGTGATAGAGATGAAAAGCCTCAAAAGTCAGATTAGAGtttgtgttttaacatttaattctcaaaattgaaaactgaaaatgtccAACTAATTTCTGCAGTAATTTCTGTGTTTGGCATCACAGAGGGTCTGCAGAATGACTGTAAAAGTctttaatgcagtttaatgAAATGTCATCTGCATCAGACGATGTAAATGTAGATTTATTGAAACTTTTCTCGATATCTCCAGATTCGTGCGCAAGCCTGTGGCAGAGTTTGAGAATAGGAGAGAGCAAAATTACTACCTACAGAGAGTGAGTGCTTCCTGAGGtcctgtgtgttgttgttgcttgtGACCTTTCCAAAATGGCCGCTGCAGTGTACCACTTAGAGGAGGTCACACACCATCTAAATATGGCTGCTGCCTCTGTGACTGTTACTCTCAGCAGATTAGATGGGAataaaatggctttatttttctcagCAGATTCAGCTGTGAGTTAGCTGGTTAAGCAGTTAATGTTAGTTCTGCCTCTGACTGAAGCAGCCGGTCAGCTGATGGTTATTATTAGTTtgcagtgtgtgtcagtgtgtgtgtcagggtgcAGTGTAGCCGGTAACGTGATCCTGCAGTCTGACAGATTCTCCAGAGGGACAGGCAGGAGGTGTGGAGGTCCTTTTACTTCCACTTCAATCAAAATGTCTTATGTCTACCAGTGGCTGGATGTGCCATGGGGAGACGGAGATATGGGTATGTTGTAgatgagactgtgtgtgtttatgcgaGGTGCAGTTATTGATGTCACATGAACTGAATATAACCACAGAGAGCGATGCTGAAGTCCTGCTTATTCTACAGAGTTCAGGCAGATCCTTAAGAAGTCGTAAAATGCATTGAATccaataatgtaaaaatgaggCCTTAATTACTATTGAACTGACTTAAATTCATATTTCAGaggtcttaaaaatgctcagacccGGGGACCCAGAAAAACagtccttgtgtttttttgctgttgtttttatcattatagTATGTATAAGAAATGCAGACAAATGctcaaacaaaattttaaaagccCCCGTAGACTCTTTATTATTTGATCACAGTGTCTCAAAAATGATTTTGGCAGCACGAGTTTGtggtaaaaaaagacacaggTGAAAACCGCACAGTATTCACTACTGCTGTCTATTACAGTGTCATTTTAGATACCACCACTGGGAGTTGTCATGAGTCTGAAAATTTCAAATCTCAAAGGCCTTAAATTCATAGggccagaaaattaaaaatacaccaatgCGTATCTGCTAACGCCTTCCT
Proteins encoded in this window:
- the spcs3 gene encoding signal peptidase complex subunit 3, which codes for MNTVLSRANSLFAFSLSVMAALTFGCFVTTAFKDRRVPVDIHVSKVMLKNVDDFTGPRERSDLGFITFDLAADLQPIFDWNVKQLFLYLSAEYTTKSNSLNQVVLWDKIVLRGENTKLNLRDMKSKYFFFDDGNGLRANKNITLTLSWNVVPNAGILPLVAGSGHVSLPFPDTYETTKSY